In Callospermophilus lateralis isolate mCalLat2 chromosome 4, mCalLat2.hap1, whole genome shotgun sequence, one genomic interval encodes:
- the Primpol gene encoding DNA-directed primase/polymerase protein isoform X1 produces MKRKWEEKLKRIEELASQYERKPLSSVYRPRLSKSEEPPSIWKLFYRQNQAFNFVKSCKEDVHIFALECKVGDGRRIYLVTTYAQLWFYYKSRKNLMHCYEVIPENAVCKLYFDLEFNKPANPEADGKKMVALLIEYVCKALQELYNVSCSSEDVFNLDSSTDEKFSRHLIFQLHDVAFKDNVHVGNFVRKILQPAFHFIASEDDDRILEITDHESSHFSEAPLKQGSSLNKMLTVKDMGESWELNLEELERLGSADKSGPDLSFLIVKNNMGEKHLFVDLGVYTRNRNFRLYKSSKIGKRVALEVAEDNKFFPKQSKSISEENQYFLSSLVSNVRFSDTLRILTCDAPQIKRKQAEYLNSTITSVETIEGFQCSPYPEVDRFVLSLVNKNDIKGGIRRWSYFFPEELLVYDISKFRWCENIGRAHKSNNIMILVDLKNEVWYQKCHDPVCKAENFKSDYFPLPAEVSLLFLLKQEEEFTEDETGHNETKNPHEIPSKAGASADADWDNGTDDACFLEATEDAELAEAAENSLLTSHSSIEDEIPDELIIEMVFSSQKCSCFK; encoded by the exons ATGAAGAGAAAATGGGAAGAAAAACTGAAGCGAATTGAAGAACTAGCATCTCAGTATGAGAGGAAACCATTGTCCTCTGTTTATAGACCAAGATTGTCCAAGTCAGAAGAACCACCCTCCATTTGGAAGCTGTTTTATCGACAGAATCAAgcttttaattttgttaaaaGCTGTAAAGAG gATGTTCACATATTTGCTTTGGAATGTAAAGTGGGAGATGGTCGACGCATTTACCTTGTAACAACCTATGCTCAACTTTGGTTTTACTATAAATCTCG AAAAAATCTCATGCACTGCTATGAAGTTATTCCTGAAAATGCTGTATGCAAACTTTATTTTGATTTGGAATTTAACAAACCTGCCAATCCTGAAGCTGATGGGAAAAAGATGGTTGCATTACTCATAGAG TATGTTTGTAAAGCACTTCAAGAATTATACAATGTTAGTTGTTCATCTGAAGATGTTTTCAACTTGGATTCTAGCACTGATGAAAAATTTAGCCGTCATTTAATATTTCAACTCCATGATGTGGCATTTAAAGATAATGTTCACGTTG gtaattttgtcagaaagattCTGCAGCCTGCTTTTCACTTTATTGCCAGTGAAGATGATGATAGAATTCTAGAGATAACAGACCATGAATCTTCCCATTTTTCTGAAGCACCATTAAAACAAGGGAGTTCCTTGAACAAAATGTTGACAGTTAAGGATATGGGAGAGAGCTGGGAGTTAAATTTGGAGGAACTGGAGAGACTGGGGTCAGCTGACAAAAGTGGTCCTGATCTTTCATTTTTAATTGTAAAGAACAACATGGGAGAAAAGCATCTTTTTGTGGATCTAG GAGTTTATACAAGAAACAGAAACTTCCGACTGTATAAATCATCAAAAATAGGAAAGCGTGTCGCTTTGGAGGTTGCTGAAGATAACAAATTTTTTCCTAAACAGTCAAAAAGTATTTCTGAAGAAAATCaatatttcctttcttccttggtCAGCAATGTCAG ATTTTCAGATACTTTACGAATTCTTACGTGTGACGCACCTCAGATTAAACGAAAGCAAGCTGAGTATTTGAATAGTACCATCACTTCAg TAGAAACCATTGAAGGTTTTCAGTGTTCACCCTATCCTGAAGTTGATCGTTTTGTTCTTTCTTTGGTGAATAAAAATGACATTAAAGGAG GAATTCGGCGCTGGAGCTACTTTTTCCCAGAAGAATTATTGGTTTATGATATTTCCAAATTCCGGTGGTGTGAAAACATTGGAAGAGCCCACAAAAGTAATAATATCAT gatTCTGGTTGATCTGAAAAATGAAGTTTGGTATCAAAAATGTCATGACCCTGTATGCAAAGCAGAAAACTTCAAATCTGACT ATTTTCCATTACCTGCTGAAGTCAGTCTTCTGTTTCTTCTCAAACAG GAAGAAGAGTTTACAGAAGATGAAACTGGGCACAATGAAACCAAGAATCCTCATGAGATCCCGTCAAAAGCAGGTGCATCTGCCGATGCTGACTGGGATAATGGCACTGATGATGCTTGCTTTTTAGAAGCTACCGAAGATGCCGAATTAGCTGAAGCTGCAGAGAATAGTCTTCTTACTTCTCACAGTAGTATAGAGGATGAAATTCCTGATGAACTAATTATTGAG ATGGTTTTCAGCTCCCAGAAGTGTTCTTGCTTTAAATAA
- the Primpol gene encoding DNA-directed primase/polymerase protein isoform X2, which translates to MKRKWEEKLKRIEELASQYERKPLSSVYRPRLSKSEEPPSIWKLFYRQNQAFNFVKSCKEDVHIFALECKVGDGRRIYLVTTYAQLWFYYKSRKNLMHCYEVIPENAVCKLYFDLEFNKPANPEADGKKMVALLIEYVCKALQELYNVSCSSEDVFNLDSSTDEKFSRHLIFQLHDVAFKDNVHVGNFVRKILQPAFHFIASEDDDRILEITDHESSHFSEAPLKQGSSLNKMLTVKDMGESWELNLEELERLGSADKSGPDLSFLIVKNNMGEKHLFVDLGVYTRNRNFRLYKSSKIGKRVALEVAEDNKFFPKQSKSISEENQYFLSSLVSNVRFSDTLRILTCDAPQIKRKQAEYLNSTITSVETIEGFQCSPYPEVDRFVLSLVNKNDIKGGIRRWSYFFPEELLVYDISKFRWCENIGRAHKSNNIMKKSLQKMKLGTMKPRILMRSRQKQVHLPMLTGIMALMMLAF; encoded by the exons ATGAAGAGAAAATGGGAAGAAAAACTGAAGCGAATTGAAGAACTAGCATCTCAGTATGAGAGGAAACCATTGTCCTCTGTTTATAGACCAAGATTGTCCAAGTCAGAAGAACCACCCTCCATTTGGAAGCTGTTTTATCGACAGAATCAAgcttttaattttgttaaaaGCTGTAAAGAG gATGTTCACATATTTGCTTTGGAATGTAAAGTGGGAGATGGTCGACGCATTTACCTTGTAACAACCTATGCTCAACTTTGGTTTTACTATAAATCTCG AAAAAATCTCATGCACTGCTATGAAGTTATTCCTGAAAATGCTGTATGCAAACTTTATTTTGATTTGGAATTTAACAAACCTGCCAATCCTGAAGCTGATGGGAAAAAGATGGTTGCATTACTCATAGAG TATGTTTGTAAAGCACTTCAAGAATTATACAATGTTAGTTGTTCATCTGAAGATGTTTTCAACTTGGATTCTAGCACTGATGAAAAATTTAGCCGTCATTTAATATTTCAACTCCATGATGTGGCATTTAAAGATAATGTTCACGTTG gtaattttgtcagaaagattCTGCAGCCTGCTTTTCACTTTATTGCCAGTGAAGATGATGATAGAATTCTAGAGATAACAGACCATGAATCTTCCCATTTTTCTGAAGCACCATTAAAACAAGGGAGTTCCTTGAACAAAATGTTGACAGTTAAGGATATGGGAGAGAGCTGGGAGTTAAATTTGGAGGAACTGGAGAGACTGGGGTCAGCTGACAAAAGTGGTCCTGATCTTTCATTTTTAATTGTAAAGAACAACATGGGAGAAAAGCATCTTTTTGTGGATCTAG GAGTTTATACAAGAAACAGAAACTTCCGACTGTATAAATCATCAAAAATAGGAAAGCGTGTCGCTTTGGAGGTTGCTGAAGATAACAAATTTTTTCCTAAACAGTCAAAAAGTATTTCTGAAGAAAATCaatatttcctttcttccttggtCAGCAATGTCAG ATTTTCAGATACTTTACGAATTCTTACGTGTGACGCACCTCAGATTAAACGAAAGCAAGCTGAGTATTTGAATAGTACCATCACTTCAg TAGAAACCATTGAAGGTTTTCAGTGTTCACCCTATCCTGAAGTTGATCGTTTTGTTCTTTCTTTGGTGAATAAAAATGACATTAAAGGAG GAATTCGGCGCTGGAGCTACTTTTTCCCAGAAGAATTATTGGTTTATGATATTTCCAAATTCCGGTGGTGTGAAAACATTGGAAGAGCCCACAAAAGTAATAATATCAT GAAGAAGAGTTTACAGAAGATGAAACTGGGCACAATGAAACCAAGAATCCTCATGAGATCCCGTCAAAAGCAGGTGCATCTGCCGATGCTGACTGGGATAATGGCACTGATGATGCTTGCTTTTTAG
- the Primpol gene encoding DNA-directed primase/polymerase protein isoform X3: protein MKRKWEEKLKRIEELASQYERKPLSSVYRPRLSKSEEPPSIWKLFYRQNQAFNFVKSCKEDVHIFALECKVGDGRRIYLVTTYAQLWFYYKSRKNLMHCYEVIPENAVCKLYFDLEFNKPANPEADGKKMVALLIEYVCKALQELYNVSCSSEDVFNLDSSTDEKFSRHLIFQLHDVAFKDNVHVGNFVRKILQPAFHFIASEDDDRILEITDHESSHFSEAPLKQGSSLNKMLTVKDMGESWELNLEELERLGSADKSGPDLSFLIVKNNMGEKHLFVDLGVYTRNRNFRLYKSSKIGKRVALEVAEDNKFFPKQSKSISEENQYFLSSLVSNVRFSDTLRILTCDAPQIKRKQAEYLNSTITSVETIEGFQCSPYPEVDRFVLSLVNKNDIKGGIRRWSYFFPEELLVYDISKFRWCENIGRAHKSNNIMILVDLKNEVWYQKCHDPVCKAENFKSD, encoded by the exons ATGAAGAGAAAATGGGAAGAAAAACTGAAGCGAATTGAAGAACTAGCATCTCAGTATGAGAGGAAACCATTGTCCTCTGTTTATAGACCAAGATTGTCCAAGTCAGAAGAACCACCCTCCATTTGGAAGCTGTTTTATCGACAGAATCAAgcttttaattttgttaaaaGCTGTAAAGAG gATGTTCACATATTTGCTTTGGAATGTAAAGTGGGAGATGGTCGACGCATTTACCTTGTAACAACCTATGCTCAACTTTGGTTTTACTATAAATCTCG AAAAAATCTCATGCACTGCTATGAAGTTATTCCTGAAAATGCTGTATGCAAACTTTATTTTGATTTGGAATTTAACAAACCTGCCAATCCTGAAGCTGATGGGAAAAAGATGGTTGCATTACTCATAGAG TATGTTTGTAAAGCACTTCAAGAATTATACAATGTTAGTTGTTCATCTGAAGATGTTTTCAACTTGGATTCTAGCACTGATGAAAAATTTAGCCGTCATTTAATATTTCAACTCCATGATGTGGCATTTAAAGATAATGTTCACGTTG gtaattttgtcagaaagattCTGCAGCCTGCTTTTCACTTTATTGCCAGTGAAGATGATGATAGAATTCTAGAGATAACAGACCATGAATCTTCCCATTTTTCTGAAGCACCATTAAAACAAGGGAGTTCCTTGAACAAAATGTTGACAGTTAAGGATATGGGAGAGAGCTGGGAGTTAAATTTGGAGGAACTGGAGAGACTGGGGTCAGCTGACAAAAGTGGTCCTGATCTTTCATTTTTAATTGTAAAGAACAACATGGGAGAAAAGCATCTTTTTGTGGATCTAG GAGTTTATACAAGAAACAGAAACTTCCGACTGTATAAATCATCAAAAATAGGAAAGCGTGTCGCTTTGGAGGTTGCTGAAGATAACAAATTTTTTCCTAAACAGTCAAAAAGTATTTCTGAAGAAAATCaatatttcctttcttccttggtCAGCAATGTCAG ATTTTCAGATACTTTACGAATTCTTACGTGTGACGCACCTCAGATTAAACGAAAGCAAGCTGAGTATTTGAATAGTACCATCACTTCAg TAGAAACCATTGAAGGTTTTCAGTGTTCACCCTATCCTGAAGTTGATCGTTTTGTTCTTTCTTTGGTGAATAAAAATGACATTAAAGGAG GAATTCGGCGCTGGAGCTACTTTTTCCCAGAAGAATTATTGGTTTATGATATTTCCAAATTCCGGTGGTGTGAAAACATTGGAAGAGCCCACAAAAGTAATAATATCAT gatTCTGGTTGATCTGAAAAATGAAGTTTGGTATCAAAAATGTCATGACCCTGTATGCAAAGCAGAAAACTTCAAATCTGACT GA
- the Primpol gene encoding DNA-directed primase/polymerase protein isoform X4, producing MHCYEVIPENAVCKLYFDLEFNKPANPEADGKKMVALLIEYVCKALQELYNVSCSSEDVFNLDSSTDEKFSRHLIFQLHDVAFKDNVHVGNFVRKILQPAFHFIASEDDDRILEITDHESSHFSEAPLKQGSSLNKMLTVKDMGESWELNLEELERLGSADKSGPDLSFLIVKNNMGEKHLFVDLGVYTRNRNFRLYKSSKIGKRVALEVAEDNKFFPKQSKSISEENQYFLSSLVSNVRFSDTLRILTCDAPQIKRKQAEYLNSTITSVETIEGFQCSPYPEVDRFVLSLVNKNDIKGGIRRWSYFFPEELLVYDISKFRWCENIGRAHKSNNIMILVDLKNEVWYQKCHDPVCKAENFKSDYFPLPAEVSLLFLLKQEEEFTEDETGHNETKNPHEIPSKAGASADADWDNGTDDACFLEATEDAELAEAAENSLLTSHSSIEDEIPDELIIEMVFSSQKCSCFK from the exons ATGCACTGCTATGAAGTTATTCCTGAAAATGCTGTATGCAAACTTTATTTTGATTTGGAATTTAACAAACCTGCCAATCCTGAAGCTGATGGGAAAAAGATGGTTGCATTACTCATAGAG TATGTTTGTAAAGCACTTCAAGAATTATACAATGTTAGTTGTTCATCTGAAGATGTTTTCAACTTGGATTCTAGCACTGATGAAAAATTTAGCCGTCATTTAATATTTCAACTCCATGATGTGGCATTTAAAGATAATGTTCACGTTG gtaattttgtcagaaagattCTGCAGCCTGCTTTTCACTTTATTGCCAGTGAAGATGATGATAGAATTCTAGAGATAACAGACCATGAATCTTCCCATTTTTCTGAAGCACCATTAAAACAAGGGAGTTCCTTGAACAAAATGTTGACAGTTAAGGATATGGGAGAGAGCTGGGAGTTAAATTTGGAGGAACTGGAGAGACTGGGGTCAGCTGACAAAAGTGGTCCTGATCTTTCATTTTTAATTGTAAAGAACAACATGGGAGAAAAGCATCTTTTTGTGGATCTAG GAGTTTATACAAGAAACAGAAACTTCCGACTGTATAAATCATCAAAAATAGGAAAGCGTGTCGCTTTGGAGGTTGCTGAAGATAACAAATTTTTTCCTAAACAGTCAAAAAGTATTTCTGAAGAAAATCaatatttcctttcttccttggtCAGCAATGTCAG ATTTTCAGATACTTTACGAATTCTTACGTGTGACGCACCTCAGATTAAACGAAAGCAAGCTGAGTATTTGAATAGTACCATCACTTCAg TAGAAACCATTGAAGGTTTTCAGTGTTCACCCTATCCTGAAGTTGATCGTTTTGTTCTTTCTTTGGTGAATAAAAATGACATTAAAGGAG GAATTCGGCGCTGGAGCTACTTTTTCCCAGAAGAATTATTGGTTTATGATATTTCCAAATTCCGGTGGTGTGAAAACATTGGAAGAGCCCACAAAAGTAATAATATCAT gatTCTGGTTGATCTGAAAAATGAAGTTTGGTATCAAAAATGTCATGACCCTGTATGCAAAGCAGAAAACTTCAAATCTGACT ATTTTCCATTACCTGCTGAAGTCAGTCTTCTGTTTCTTCTCAAACAG GAAGAAGAGTTTACAGAAGATGAAACTGGGCACAATGAAACCAAGAATCCTCATGAGATCCCGTCAAAAGCAGGTGCATCTGCCGATGCTGACTGGGATAATGGCACTGATGATGCTTGCTTTTTAGAAGCTACCGAAGATGCCGAATTAGCTGAAGCTGCAGAGAATAGTCTTCTTACTTCTCACAGTAGTATAGAGGATGAAATTCCTGATGAACTAATTATTGAG ATGGTTTTCAGCTCCCAGAAGTGTTCTTGCTTTAAATAA